The genomic stretch TGTAAACGTCTCTTTTTACAAAGCTGAAAAACCACTTCCCTTCGTCAAAATTAACCTCCAAAGGTACCTCCCATTGCATATCATCCACGTCTACTTGATCACTCTTTTCccatatttttttcccactCTGACAATAAACCACTTGCAAGTAATTTGTAAAGTTGATTGGATTTGTGTGAAATTTGTAAACTTTACTGATCTTGAAGCCAGAATATCCTTGATCTAACTTCCCGGACTGTTCACTATCGTAACACTCCTTATTTAATGGTGTACGAAATGGGGTTAGGGTGTCAGGTATAATTGAGCATATGACTTTTTCATATAATCCCAATAAAATGCATATCTCTAATAacatttttctttactACCTAGAGAGCACAATTAATCGGGCTTCAAGTTACTCAAACAGTATTGTGTATTCAAActattttgtgacacaagCGCTTTAGAAGTTGTCAATCTCCCACCGTGTCCGGGTACCGATCTTATTGacactggaaaaaaaaagttcaGAAAAACAACGATATATGAGTTGGCATTCTCTGAGAGACTTCGAAACCCAAACGCGTCCCTCGAGCAAGGACGTGTCTGTGACCCAATCAAGCATGAAATTTGATATCAAGAAAGCATTCAGTAACAGGTCTGATAGGGTCAAAGGGATTGACTTTCACCCCAGTGAACCGTGGGTTTTAACGACCTTATACTCGGGTAAGATTGAAATTTGGAACTATGAGACTCAACAAGAGGTTAGATCGATTCATGTTACGGAGACGCCTGTAAGAGCCGGTAGATTCATTGCCAGAAAGAATTGGATTGTGGTCGGTTCTGACGACTTCAGACTCAGGATTTTCAACTATAACACTGGTGAAAAAATTTCTGATTTCGAAGCCCACCCTGACTATATCCGTTCCATTGCAGTGCATCCCACCAAACCTTACGTGATAACAGGCAGTGATGATTTGACGGTTAAACTATGGAATTGGGAAAAGAATTGGGCTTTGGaacaaacttttgaaggacATGATCACTTTGTCATGAGTGTCGCCTTCAATCCAAAGGACCCTAACACTTTTGCTTCTGGTTGTTTGGATCGCACCGTTAAAGTGTGGTCTTTAGGCCAAAGTCAGCCAAACTTCACCTTGGTCACTGGCCAGGAAAAGGGGGTGAACTATGTAGACTACTATCCATTACCGGATAAGCCATATTTGCTGACTGCCTCTGACGATATGACTGTCAAGATTTGGGATTATCAAACGAAGTCATGTGTCGCCACGTTGGAAGGGCACATGGCTAATGTCTCCTTTGCCATTTTCCACCCCACATTGCCTATTATTATATCCGGGTCCGAGGACGGGACTGTGAAAATTTGGAACTCCTCCACCTACAAGATTGAAAAGACTTTAAACTTAGGCTTGGAAAGAAGTTGGTGTATTGCCTCCCACCCAACAGGTAAGAAGAATTACATTGCCGCTGGTTTCGACAACGGGTTTACTGTTTTGTCCCTTGGTAATGATATCCCAGCTCTATCGCTTGATCCTGTTGGTAAGTTAGTCTGGGCTGGTGGTAAGAACGCTGCGGCATCCGATATATTTACCGCTGTTATCAGGGGCAATGAAGCTGTGGAAGAAGGCGAACCGCTTCCTTTACAGACAAAGGAGTTGGGGACTGTAGATATCTTTCCACAGACTTTGAGTCACTCGCCCAACGGTCGGTTTGTTACCGTGGTCGGTGATGGAGAGTTCGTCATATACACTGCTTTGGCATGGAGGAATAAGGCTTTTGGTAAGTGTACAGACTTTGTCTGGGGTCCTGATTCCAACAGCTATGCATTGATCGATGAAACCGGTGTCATTAAATACTACAAGAATTTTAAGGAGGTCACGTCTTGGTCTGTTCCATTGGCTTACTCCGTCGACAAGTTATTTGGCGGGTCACTCCTAGGGGCCAAATCTGATGGGtttgtttatttctttGACTGGGAAACAGCTACTTTGGTAAGAAGAATAGACATTGATGCAAAAGAAATTGTCTGGTCTGAAAATGGTGATTTAGTTATGCTGATCAACGACAAAGATGAGCGTTCTCCCGACGCAGCCAGTGCATACTCTTTGGTATTCAACAGAGATACTTTTCTAGATGCCGTCAACAGCGGAGAAGTTAACGACGAGGAAGGTGTCGAGGACTCATTTGATGTTCTGAACGAACTAAATGAGCCTATAACTTCAGGTAAATGGGTTGGTGatgtttttatttttacCACCTCAACGAATAAACTAAATTACTTTGTTGGTGGCAAGATGTATAACTTGGCCCATTACACCAAGGAGATGTATTTGCTAGGATATTTGGCTCGTGACAATATGGTTTACTTAGCCGACAGAGAAGTTCATGTTTACTCCCACCCCGTCTCGCTAGAGGTCCTGGAGTTCCAAACTTTGATCCTAAGGAGTGAAGTCGACGAAGCAATGGAAACGGTCCTGCCAAACATTCAAGACAAGGACTCTTTAAGCAAAATTGCAAGATTTTTAGAGGGTCAAGAGTACTATCAGGAGGCGTTGGAGATTACGCCAGACAATGATCAGAAATTTGACTTAGCTATCAAGACTGGTCAGTTACCACTAGCTCATGATTTGTTGAAAGAGGTCGACAATGAATTGAAATGGAGATCGTTGGGGGACTCTgcactgaaaaatttcaactTTCAATTGGCTATTGAATCATACGAGAAGGCACACGACCTGGAGTCCTTGTTTCTCCTATAttcctccttcaacgaTAGTGAAGGCTTGGGCCAAGTTGCCAAAAACGCTGAACTGGTTGGTAAATTCAATGTTGCTTTCAACGCTTATTGGATGAATGGGGATATTGAGGCTATTAAAAAGCTGCTGATCAAAGCAAATAGGTTTTCTGAAGCATCGGTATTTGGTTTAACATATGGCTGCAATGAACTTGATCAACTTATTGAACAGTGGAAAGAGAAGCTACTAATTGCTGGCAAGAAGGGTATTGCTGAAAGAGTTTATTTACCAGGTGAAGACGGAGCCCAGTTTCCAGCAACAGTTACAGATTCTAAAACTTTGATCGATATCGAATCTACTGCTACACCTGATGAGAGCTCTTCCGATCCTGCGGAACCTGTGGAGCCCGTAAAGCcagttgatgatgatacAGAAGCACTAGTGCAGGTTGCGTCTGAGGATGAACCAGATAAGGAGGAGACTGTTGCCGAAGACGAACCTCAGACGAAGAGCAATGCTGTTAAAGAAGAGGTAAAAAgcgaagacgaagaagaattCCAGGAATCGAGTGATAAGGAACCAACACCTGAAAAGTCCAGTTAGTTATAGTAGCCATTTAATCTACAGACAATGTATATTTTAATTAGAAAAAAACACACGCTTCCCTTACGATAATACCACCAATCATTGTGTATTATAATGCAACCATTGCAGCACCGCCATTTAACCGTTATGCCCCCAAACGAATATCTACATGCTTCTGTTTTCCCTTGATTAGGAAGTGAAAACAGCTACTTTATCGACCTttgccttttttttcaatccAACAAAATAAGCTTCTTTAGATTCGCTTCTCGAAGAAGCAGGCTTGAAAATATGAACTTTATCAAATACAGATCTCAAGCGTTTTTCAAATGACTTATCTTCCTTGCCCCGGTACAATTTGCAGACAAACGCTCCCTTGGGTTTCAGCAAATCTATAGCAGTTACTAATGCAGCATCGCAGAGATCGATTGACAACAAATGATCACGTAATGGTACACCTGATGTGTTCATCAACATGTCACTTAGGATAACGTCAATGGGTCTCTTGGCAATTTTCCCTGTGTGCGCATGGTCGTCAGCAGTAAAAATTTCTCTATACTCCTCATTATCTTGTTCAGCCTCTCTTTCCACTGTATCTTCTATTGTGTTGAGTCTTGGCGGTAGATATCCATGGTCTTTATCTATTGGGATCGAATGGGTATTGAAGAGTCGATCCACTTGGAAATGTTTCGAAAAGTATAATCTGATAAGATCTTGGGTCTTTGAGGAAAGGATATTAGCCTGTAAAGAGCTGACACCGCGTGGTGGTTCGCAAGGTAAGATATCGACCCCAAGAATCATACTGCTTGGATCTGTTCTTTGCCTTGCGACCAAAGACCAAGAACCTGGTGCGAACCCTAAATCCAACACGCTTTGTGGCACATCGCTCTTGAATAATTTGTACTTGTCATCAATTTCCAtcaatttgaaagatgCTCTAGACTTTAAGTTTCGAAGTTTAGCCTCCTTCGAGTATACGTCATTCTGTTGTCTGTTAATCCatttgttgctgctgctggagTGCAACCGTAACCATTCCCCAGATCGTGGTAAAAGCGATACAAGATTTTTGGCACGCGGAGAAACTCTCCATTTGCTAAAGAGTACCACCGAAGACATAGCGAAAAAGGAATGAGAAGAAGTATGTGAGGGAGATGACCTACTACTACGATAGTTAGTCTACCTGATTTATAAGTAAGAAGAACAGGCAGCGCCAAATTTGGTCGAAAAATGCAAAATTCTATGCGAAAATGCCCATAAGTGCTTATtatgaaattgaaaagcGACACCGTACAAGAAGCAGAAGTTGCTTGAAATTTACCGTTTTTCTAAACCCAACTTAATTACCCATTACACATGTCCTATCGAGACGCTATTAGGTGTTGCAAACTATACAAGATAGAGCTAATCCAACTCATGTTGGCTCTGGACTTACATAAAGATATTCACCACCTTGGAATCGAAATAATTTAGGAGTGCTTGATACCGCGTAGCAACGCAAGACTGATTCGGAGTCTGAATTTGACTCCACCGCTCTGACACAAGGTGGAGACCGCAGCTTTAGAAAACCTCAAAATTATAGACTTAGGCGACTTGTATACCAGGTAGAGTTTGTCTGAGCTTATTCTCTGCTCCTCACTCAAATTGTTTGAGTGTATGAGGGCAGATACTCTTTTTGTTGTCGGAAGCAAATTGGGATCTCCGCTTGCCAGTGGTCATCAAAAGTACAAATATATGTACTATGTCAACACGCAAGATGCAATTATGCTGTCACTAATATTGATTCTGCTCCCTTGACGATTGATCCCGAAATAGGGTTTTACAAGAGGGAGGTGTGCGTGCATAACTTGTTCTTTCATGCCAACGACTTAGAACTTTTCACCCTATTTCTAAAGAAAACTTCAACCATCCTAAACCAAAGCTTTTCCTTGCTTATCAAGTAATACACGGAAATGTGTGCTGGAGTTGTCAAAATCAATCACACCAGAGACAGATATGGGGAAATCTACCCCTTCACGGGGCTACACACTTCACTCAGAAATAGCTTGTGTGTATGGATTTCCTCCCAAGTGCTCAAGTAGAAGCTGGTCAAACACAGAAATCTGTGCCAGCAGTCTACCAAAGAAGGCCATGCACCAGACCTCAGGAGTGTTTAAACTACGTACACCGGGGGAATAAGGAACTTAACAAGGCGGAGACAGAACAATATCGGTCATGCTTTTGTCCAGACCAGTATCTCAAATGTCCTTATGGAGTTTTCTTAGTATATCCCGAAGATAATTTCCTGGGGGGCGCATCTTCGCGTAGTCGTGCAGCTCATCCCTCGAGACAGTCTCCAAGCACCGCGTCTGCCACTGGGTGACAGTGCAAGTAGTCTGGATCTCTGTCTGCATTGGGTCCTCAGCCGTTCCTCTAACAGGAAACTAAAACAGTGGTACctttcccaaaagggaCGACGAttcccttttgggacaGAGATGCAGTAAACATATATAACGTGAGAGGAAGACATGCTATTTTGTTGGTCAGTTCCTAGTGGAAGAGGATGTGATATGGTTCCGGAGTGCTTGACAAATAGCATGATTTCATTGGAGGAAGGAGGGAAGGGGAGCGACCTCTGGAATCATTAGTGTTTCCTCGAGTAACACATATATAGACAGGTAAAAAAATGGTGCGGATCCACCCCATGCTCGAAGACCAACGTACCAAACCACCAAAATGCTCAGAAACTTCAGAATAGTGCTACTGGCAACGATTTCTTTGTTGTGCGCAGCTCTTGCGCAAATAGTAACCGATGGACTGGTTGTAACTGATAATGTTACTTTGAGCGGAGATCGCGTCTTTAACGGTAACGTCACGGTCGAGAAGGGTGCCAGTTTAACTCTTACAGGCGGGTGCTATACGTTCGATAACGATGTGAACATATATGGTAATTTAGTTGTTGAGTTAGGTGAATGCAATGAAGGTTTATTCGACGCTACTGCCTCATCAGTCAACATTACTGGTACAGTAGAACTTTATTCTTCGGGTGCTGCACACTTGGACTCGAAAGCTTTTCTTAACTTAGGGCACATTTACCTAAGACACAGTGAAGGACCTGATAGTAATGTATGGTGGATTATCCAGGTTTCGCAAAGTTTCTTAAACAAGGGCACAATATATATGGAGAACGATAATAGATTGTCATCAATGGaagttgatattttgaatCCAAACGGTGTTCCGATCGTGAATGATGGACTCATAAGTGTGAAGGGCCAGTCACAAGCTTTTAACTCAACGACAATTAATACTGACGGCATACAACTGTTTACGGTTCAGGGGAAGTTGCAAGGTTCTGGAACAATGGAAATAACAAATGGGTTTTTAGGCTTGTCCTCGTCACAATATTTAGAGCAGCAGAACATCGTTTTGAAAGGCTCAATTCTATTTATGGTCGCTTATGAAAGTTCCAGCGCTTTTGTGCGTGGATTAAGCGATTCAATAATAGTTTTTAACGACCCCGCAGTGCTCGATTTCAGTGCAACTGTGCAAGATGGAAAAGTATCAATTGAGATACCGAATAGTGTCTATACAATAACGGATTTGGATAACATGGTTACAACTTGCGACTTGATTAAGAAAACCTTCATCTATAGCAGTCAAGGAACATCGTCGCTATTACATGGTTTGCAGTTCAATGGTCCCTTTTCTCCCATCCCAGAACCAAAAACTACAACAGAGGTAGTGGGCGGTACAATGGGAGTTGAATACGTCACCTCCTACTCAAGAATAGAGGAGAACGGAACTTGTGGGTTTGGGAGTACTGTTTACTCGAGGACCTTTTCCACTTTTATCAGTGTAAACCCATCAAGCCACCACTCCTCGAGCGTGAGTTCGTCTGCATCCCAATCATCCCGCACCTCACTGGTTAGTAGCCGCGCCAGCACCGGTTTTTCGAGATCCAGCTCTTCTCAGCCTTCTTCGAGGAGTGGGTCGGATGAATTGTC from Huiozyma naganishii CBS 8797 chromosome 6, complete genome encodes the following:
- the SEC27 gene encoding coatomer subunit beta' (similar to Saccharomyces cerevisiae SEC27 (YGL137W); ancestral locus Anc_6.239) — translated: MKFDIKKAFSNRSDRVKGIDFHPSEPWVLTTLYSGKIEIWNYETQQEVRSIHVTETPVRAGRFIARKNWIVVGSDDFRLRIFNYNTGEKISDFEAHPDYIRSIAVHPTKPYVITGSDDLTVKLWNWEKNWALEQTFEGHDHFVMSVAFNPKDPNTFASGCLDRTVKVWSLGQSQPNFTLVTGQEKGVNYVDYYPLPDKPYLLTASDDMTVKIWDYQTKSCVATLEGHMANVSFAIFHPTLPIIISGSEDGTVKIWNSSTYKIEKTLNLGLERSWCIASHPTGKKNYIAAGFDNGFTVLSLGNDIPALSLDPVGKLVWAGGKNAAASDIFTAVIRGNEAVEEGEPLPLQTKELGTVDIFPQTLSHSPNGRFVTVVGDGEFVIYTALAWRNKAFGKCTDFVWGPDSNSYALIDETGVIKYYKNFKEVTSWSVPLAYSVDKLFGGSLLGAKSDGFVYFFDWETATLVRRIDIDAKEIVWSENGDLVMLINDKDERSPDAASAYSLVFNRDTFLDAVNSGEVNDEEGVEDSFDVLNELNEPITSGKWVGDVFIFTTSTNKLNYFVGGKMYNLAHYTKEMYLLGYLARDNMVYLADREVHVYSHPVSLEVLEFQTLILRSEVDEAMETVLPNIQDKDSLSKIARFLEGQEYYQEALEITPDNDQKFDLAIKTGQLPLAHDLLKEVDNELKWRSLGDSALKNFNFQLAIESYEKAHDLESLFLLYSSFNDSEGLGQVAKNAELVGKFNVAFNAYWMNGDIEAIKKLLIKANRFSEASVFGLTYGCNELDQLIEQWKEKLLIAGKKGIAERVYLPGEDGAQFPATVTDSKTLIDIESTATPDESSSDPAEPVEPVKPVDDDTEALVQVASEDEPDKEETVAEDEPQTKSNAVKEEVKSEDEEEFQESSDKEPTPEKSS
- the MRM2 gene encoding 21S rRNA (uridine2791-2'-O) methyltransferase (similar to Saccharomyces cerevisiae MRM2 (YGL136C); ancestral locus Anc_6.238), with translation MSSVVLFSKWRVSPRAKNLVSLLPRSGEWLRLHSSSSNKWINRQQNDVYSKEAKLRNLKSRASFKLMEIDDKYKLFKSDVPQSVLDLGFAPGSWSLVARQRTDPSSMILGVDILPCEPPRGVSSLQANILSSKTQDLIRLYFSKHFQVDRLFNTHSIPIDKDHGYLPPRLNTIEDTVEREAEQDNEEYREIFTADDHAHTGKIAKRPIDVILSDMLMNTSGVPLRDHLLSIDLCDAALVTAIDLLKPKGAFVCKLYRGKEDKSFEKRLRSVFDKVHIFKPASSRSESKEAYFVGLKKKAKVDKVAVFTS
- the KNAG0F01860 gene encoding uncharacterized protein, which produces MLRNFRIVLLATISLLCAALAQIVTDGLVVTDNVTLSGDRVFNGNVTVEKGASLTLTGGCYTFDNDVNIYGNLVVELGECNEGLFDATASSVNITGTVELYSSGAAHLDSKAFLNLGHIYLRHSEGPDSNVWWIIQVSQSFLNKGTIYMENDNRLSSMEVDILNPNGVPIVNDGLISVKGQSQAFNSTTINTDGIQLFTVQGKLQGSGTMEITNGFLGLSSSQYLEQQNIVLKGSILFMVAYESSSAFVRGLSDSIIVFNDPAVLDFSATVQDGKVSIEIPNSVYTITDLDNMVTTCDLIKKTFIYSSQGTSSLLHGLQFNGPFSPIPEPKTTTEVVGGTMGVEYVTSYSRIEENGTCGFGSTVYSRTFSTFISVNPSSHHSSSVSSSASQSSRTSLVSSRASTGFSRSSSSQPSSRSGSDELSKPAGVSGSISAASSSIESDRRSINSGYSSSTVSVTSSAEKTVSTGEMQTEHPTEKSRTDSLPKTATENTMFLHVLKTVGHILQVRQTI